Proteins co-encoded in one Arachis hypogaea cultivar Tifrunner chromosome 13, arahy.Tifrunner.gnm2.J5K5, whole genome shotgun sequence genomic window:
- the LOC112792237 gene encoding calmodulin-binding transcription activator 2 isoform X3 → MSGSSRDLQQLQFEAQHRWLRPAEICEILRNYRMFHITSEPPNRPPSGSLFLFDRKVLRYFRKDGHNWRKKKDGKTVKEAHEKLKVGSVDVLHCYYAHGEENENFQRRSYWMLEQDMMHIVFVHYLDVKVNKTNIGRNIDTDEAMSESQKGSSVLSGFPTSYNSMPSRSTDSMSPTSTLTSLCEDADSEDIRQASSGMHSFGNSLGSGQAMDSIDTCSNRSYFMLPISGDHGQSTISVTDYIPHVQGDTSRLGITAYIEDQKSHVMPLRDTITEQSVGLYTPCSSISSGSMGSTLEQEKAVPENLYGSKSGLNEDSRGSQSTQSNWQITFDENTGPLPRWSLTESLGLEFESDYSMALFGSETDNAIPEICPDLFTSNGELKEQPVQQKFPKQSTDAQSQHAPRSDSEYELPREDSTGYSLNAKHALLDGEENLKKVDSFSRWITKELGEVDDLHLQSSPGISWSTDECGHVIDDTSLNLSLSQDQLFSISDFSPKWAYADSEIEVLIIGAFLKSQLEVEACHWSCMFGEVEVPAEILANGIMCCQAPPHQVGRVPFYVTCSNRFACSEVREFEFREGFARNVDFADFFYSSTEMMLHLRLDELLSSKSVLSTNQDFEGYMETRNLIFKLISLKEEEEYSHKEEATAGLSVSQHKLEEHVFHRKIKEKLYSWLLHKVTEGGKGPNVLDKDGQGVLHLVAALGYDWAITPVITAGVNINFRDVNGWTALHWAASCGRERTVAVLVSMGAAAGALTDPSPAFPSGRTAADLASSNGHKGISGFLGESLLTSHLASLTMDDPSEDGRNKTLGGKAVQTASERSATPLLYGDVSDTLCLKDSLSAVRNATQAADRIHQVFRMQSFQRKQLAQCEDDDEFGLSDQQVLSFIASRACKSGQGEGLVNAAAIQIQKKFRGWKKRKEFLIIRQRVVKIQAHVRGHQVRKQYKLIWSVGILEKVILRWRRKGRGLRGFRPDTLNMVPNPPSNPSQEDDYDVLKEGRKQSEERFQKALSRVKSMVQYPEARAQYRRVLNVVEDFRQTKQEYTNSEDTVDGVADLIDIDMLLDDENFLPIAYD, encoded by the exons ATGTCTGGCAGTAGCAGAG ATCTTCAGCAACTGCAGTTTGAAGCACAGCATCGGTGGTTGCGCCCTGCAGAAATATGTGAAATTCTTCGTAACTATCGTATGTTTCATATCACATCAGAACCACCAAACAGGCCACCAA GTGGTTCGCTTTTTCTTTTTGATCGGAAGGTTTTGAGATACTTCAGAAAGGATGGACATAATTGGAGAAAGAAAAAGGATGGAAAGACTGTGAAGGAAGCTCATGAAAAGTTGAAG GTGGGAAGTGTTGATGTGTTACACTGCTACTATGCCCAcggagaagaaaatgaaaattttcagAGGCGTAGCTATTGGATGCTTGAACA GGATATGATGCATATAGTATTTGTCCACTATTTGGATGTTAag gtTAACAAGACCAATATCGGTAGAAATATTGATACAGATGAGGCTATGTCAGAATCCCAGAAGGGCAGTTCTGTGTTATCTGGCTTCCCCACAAGTTATAACAGCATGCCTTCTCGAAGTACAGATTCCATGAGTCCGACTAGCACTTTGACGTCATTATGTGAAGATGCTGATTCTG AGGATATTCGTCAAGCAAGTTCTGGAATGCACTCGTTTGGCAACTCTTTGGGGAGTGGTCAGGCAATGGATAGCATTGATACTTGTTCAAATAGATCATATTTTATGCTTCCCATTTCAG GTGATCATGGACAATCAACAATTTCTGTAACAGACTACATTCCACATGTCCAAGGGGATACATCTAGATTAGGTATTACTGCTTACATTGAGGACCAAAAATCACATGTCATGCCATTAAGGGACACTATCACAGAGCAATCTGTTGGATTGTATACACCTTGTTCTTCCATTTCATCCGGTTCAATGGGAAGCACCCTTGAACAAGAAAAAGCTGTTCCTGAGAATCTCTACGGATCTAAAAGTGGCCTCAATGAGGACTCAAGGGGTTCTCAGTCTACCCAGTCAAATTGGCAG ATTACTTTTGATGAGAATACTGGACCTTTGCCAAGATGGAGCCTAACCGAATCGTTGGGTTTGGAATTTGAATCTGATTATAGCATGGCTTTATTTGGGAGTGAAACTGATAATGCAATTCCAGAGATTTGCCCTGACTTGTTCACTTCTAATGGAGAGCTAAAAGAGCAACCTGTGCAACAGAAGTTCCCAAAGCAGTCTACAGATGCAcaatctcagcatgcaccaagATCCGACAGTGAATATGAACTTCCTCGGGAGGATAGTACTGGCTATTCCTTGAATGCAAAGCATGCATTACTTGATGGAGAGGAGAACCTGAAGAAGGTTGATAGCTTCTCAAGGTGGATTACTAAAGAACTTGGAGAGGTGGATGATCTGCATCTGCAGTCTTCCCCTGGTATTTCATGGAGCACAGATGAGTGTGGGCATGTAATAGATGATACATCATTGAACCTGTCCTTATCCCAAGATCAGCTGTTCAGCATAAGTGATTTTTCACCTAAATGGGCTTATGCAGATTCCGAGATTGAG GTGTTGATTATTGGAGCATTTTTGAAGAGTCAACTGGAGGTGGAAGCCTGTCACTGGTCCTGTATGTTTGGTGAAGTGGAGGTTCCTGCTGAGATTTTAGCCAATGGAATTATGTGCTGTCAAGCTCCACCTCATCAGGTTGGACGTGTACCTTTCTATGTGACCTGTTCCAATAGGTTTGCTTGTAGTGAAGTGAGGGAATTTGAGTTCAGAGAGGGATTTGCTAGGAATGTAGATTTTGCAGATTTTTTCTACAGTTCAACTGAAATGATGCTTCATTTGCGACTTGATGAGTTACTTTCTTCGAAATCAGTGCTATCTACTAATCAAGATTTTGAGGGTTATATGGAGACAAGAAACTTAATTTTTAAGCTCATCTCACTTAAAGAGGAAGAGGAATATTCACATAAGGAAGAGGCAACTGCAGGGTTGAGTGTATCACAACACAAATTGGAGGAGCATGTGTTTCACAGGAAGATTAAAGAGAAGCTCTACTCATGGCTTCTTCACAAGGTAACTGAAGGTGGTAAAGGGCCAAAtgtattagacaaggatggtcaGGGTGTGTTACATTTAGTTGCTGCTCTTGGTTATGATTGGGCAATAACTCCAGTTATAACTGCTGGGGTTAATATCAACTTCCGTGATGTGAATGGATGGACAGCTTTACATTGGGCTGCATCCTGTGGCAG AGAGCGAACAGTTGCTGTCCTTGTCTCCATGGGTGCAGCAGCTGGAGCATTGACAGATCCAAGTCCAGCATTTCCTTCTGGTAGAACAGCTGCTGATCTTGCTTCTAGCAAtggacataaaggaatctctggtTTTCTTGGAGAGTCATTATTAACTAGCCACCTTGCGTCACTTACAATGGATGATCCAAGTGAAGATGGTAGGAATAAAACTTTAGGTGGGAAAGCAGTGCAGACAGCTTCGGAGCGAAGTGCAACACCTCTACTTTATGGTGATGTATCGGATACTCTCTGCCTTAAGGATTCTCTTTCTGCTGTCCGTAATGCTACACAAGCCGCCGATCGCATACATCAAGTATTTAGGATGCAGTCATTTCAGAGGAAGCAGTTAGCTCAGTGTGAAGACGATGATGAGTTTGGATTGTCAGATCAACAGGTTCTTTCCTTTATAGCTTCTAGGGCTTGCAAATCTGGACAAGGAGAGGGTTTAGTGAATGCTGCTGCAATACAAATTCAGAAAAAATTTCGTGgttggaagaagagaaaagaattccTGATCATTCGCCAAAGAGTTGTCAAAATCCAG GCCCACGTAAGAGGTCACCAGGTAAGGAAGCAATACAAATTAATCTGGTCTGTTGGAATCCTTGAGAAGGTCATATTACGCTGGAGACGTAAGGGCAGAGGCTTACGTGGATTCCGACCAGATACCCTTAACATGGTCCCCAACCCACCAAGCAATCCTTCACAAGAGGATGACTATGATGTTCTCAAAGAAGGAAGGAAGCAAAGTGAAGAAAGGTTCCAAAAAGCCCTTTCAAGGGTGAAATCCATGGTCCAGTACCCGGAGGCACGTGCTCAATACCGGCGGGTGCTGAATGTAGTAGAGGACTTTCGTCAAACCAAG CAGGAATATACCAATTCGGAAGACACTGTTGATGGGGTGGCGGATTTGATTGATATTGATATGCTTTTGGACGATGAGAACTTCTTGCCTATAGCATATGATTGA